From Geomonas agri, one genomic window encodes:
- a CDS encoding DUF192 domain-containing protein, with amino-acid sequence MTAVDLDTGKVLAREVDLADSFFARLKGLLGRRELPAGRGLWIRPCSSVHTFGMRFTIDVLFMDRDMRVVAVAKTLRPNRVSPFCSRAYSVLELPAGVLDADVTAVGNRIEIT; translated from the coding sequence ATGACGGCGGTGGATCTCGATACCGGCAAGGTGCTGGCCCGGGAAGTTGACCTGGCCGACAGCTTCTTCGCCCGGCTGAAAGGTCTCCTCGGGCGGCGCGAGCTTCCCGCCGGGAGAGGGCTATGGATCAGGCCCTGCAGCAGCGTGCACACCTTCGGGATGAGATTCACCATCGACGTGCTTTTCATGGACCGGGACATGCGGGTGGTGGCCGTGGCGAAGACGCTGCGCCCCAACCGCGTGTCCCCTTTTTGCTCTCGGGCCTACAGTGTGCTGGAACTGCCTGCCGGTGTCCTCGACGCCGATGTTACCGCGGTGGGAAACCGGATTGAGATTACGTGA
- a CDS encoding porin family protein — MRLITSLLMGLLLLTSNVFAAGIDGRIGLTGKLGFQMPLQDDLISGTTKSGTGFAAGGGLIYGFGSNFAAELDITHAPSLSVENGSGKVGDVTLTDFSLGLQYRFTPDRQLVPYLGAGVDFIQGSFTNKYNGKFDLSWTTGGHVSAGVDYFVTRGIALTAELKGVFAPTGDLKSTANEYDPTSFLGMVGVRLFLPEHPFD, encoded by the coding sequence ATGCGCCTTATCACTTCCTTACTGATGGGACTGCTGCTACTCACGTCGAACGTCTTCGCCGCCGGTATCGACGGCAGGATCGGCCTTACCGGAAAGCTCGGCTTCCAGATGCCGTTGCAGGATGACCTGATCAGCGGCACCACCAAGTCCGGTACCGGCTTCGCCGCGGGCGGCGGTCTCATCTACGGCTTCGGCAGTAACTTCGCTGCCGAGCTAGACATCACCCATGCGCCGTCACTGTCGGTCGAGAACGGCAGCGGGAAAGTAGGGGACGTCACCCTCACTGACTTCTCCCTTGGGCTGCAGTACCGCTTCACCCCGGACAGGCAGTTGGTTCCCTACCTCGGGGCGGGGGTCGATTTCATCCAGGGGAGCTTCACCAACAAGTACAACGGCAAGTTCGACCTGTCCTGGACGACGGGAGGGCATGTCAGCGCCGGCGTGGACTACTTCGTGACCAGGGGGATCGCCTTGACGGCGGAACTGAAGGGCGTCTTCGCGCCCACCGGCGACCTGAAATCGACCGCCAACGAGTACGACCCCACCAGCTTCCTGGGCATGGTCGGCGTGCGGCTCTTCCTTCCGGAACACCCCTTCGACTGA
- a CDS encoding type II secretion system F family protein codes for MLYAITATVFIAIILLTWAGVYPYLSRRSVVQTRLEKFEVQEVSKIELVPEAPKWYDQLSDVGKMLNLSSKERNKYSRMLVAAGYKRESVYVFFGAKILLACGLPAAYLFLYVISKGLEFDRQVILISAILAIVGYLAPSYWLYHQFNERRLKIFHTLPDILDLITVCVDAGLSMDAALIKTTETPQFAGDPLAQEIKVATMETRAGKPRIESLKDMAERTMVDDVKAFVTMLSQTERFGTSLSQALSVHAESLRTKRRQMAEEAAAKTTIKMIFPLILFVFPALLVVILGPAYVQISKVLMK; via the coding sequence ATGCTCTACGCCATAACTGCTACCGTATTCATAGCCATCATTCTCCTTACCTGGGCGGGAGTCTATCCCTACCTGTCACGGCGCAGCGTGGTCCAGACTCGCCTGGAGAAGTTCGAGGTGCAGGAGGTCAGCAAGATCGAGCTGGTCCCCGAGGCCCCCAAGTGGTACGACCAGCTGAGCGACGTGGGGAAAATGCTCAACCTCTCCTCCAAGGAGCGCAACAAGTACTCGAGGATGCTGGTCGCTGCCGGCTACAAAAGGGAGAGTGTCTACGTCTTCTTCGGCGCCAAGATTCTGCTCGCCTGCGGGTTGCCCGCTGCCTACCTGTTTCTCTACGTAATATCAAAGGGGCTCGAGTTCGACCGGCAGGTGATCCTGATCTCTGCGATCCTGGCAATCGTCGGCTATCTCGCTCCCAGCTATTGGCTCTACCACCAGTTCAACGAGCGCAGGCTGAAGATCTTCCACACCCTGCCTGACATCCTCGACCTGATCACGGTTTGCGTCGACGCCGGCCTCAGCATGGACGCAGCGCTGATCAAGACCACGGAGACGCCCCAGTTCGCCGGCGATCCCCTGGCCCAGGAAATAAAGGTAGCCACCATGGAGACCAGGGCCGGCAAGCCGAGGATCGAATCGCTCAAGGACATGGCGGAGCGAACCATGGTCGATGACGTAAAGGCGTTCGTCACCATGCTGAGCCAGACCGAGCGTTTTGGTACCAGCCTGAGCCAGGCCCTGAGCGTCCACGCCGAATCGCTGCGCACCAAGAGGCGGCAGATGGCAGAGGAAGCGGCCGCTAAGACCACCATCAAGATGATCTTCCCGCTCATCCTGTTTGTTTTCCCGGCCCTGTTGGTGGTGATCCTCGGGCCGGCCTACGTCCAGATCAGCAAGGTCCTGATGAAGTAG
- a CDS encoding type II secretion system F family protein has product MLVPILIITFLAVFCLFIALYLGVTAVRNSPKYELKRRLQRLARDKSAQGMPEDLRAEIIREIPPLDQILAKLPLTRDLDKKLDHAGLKITASRFVMVASSVTVLAFILILLLSKSILAALVGAVLLSLLPFAYLQFKIRERLEKFTENFPDALTMISRSLRAGHSFNSAIQLVGEEIADPVGELFKTAYEQQLLGLRITETLSNLNERIESLDLRFFTTAIAINNDVGGNLSEILENLAKTIRERLKIRRQVRVYTAQGRMTGYVLGVLPVVTFVLFNLLNPKYESALYTETKGLYVLALAIVLQVVGLFVIRKIIRIRI; this is encoded by the coding sequence TTGCTGGTACCGATCCTGATCATAACCTTCCTCGCGGTTTTCTGCCTGTTCATCGCGCTCTACCTGGGCGTCACCGCGGTCAGGAACTCCCCTAAGTACGAACTGAAGAGGCGATTGCAGCGCCTGGCCCGGGACAAGAGCGCCCAAGGGATGCCGGAGGATCTCCGTGCCGAGATCATCAGGGAAATCCCCCCCCTGGACCAGATTCTCGCCAAGCTGCCGCTGACCCGCGATCTCGACAAGAAACTCGACCACGCTGGGTTGAAGATCACCGCTTCGCGCTTTGTCATGGTCGCATCCTCGGTCACGGTGCTGGCCTTCATACTGATCCTGCTGCTGTCGAAATCGATCCTGGCGGCCCTTGTCGGGGCGGTGCTCCTGTCGCTGCTCCCGTTTGCCTACCTGCAGTTCAAAATCAGGGAGCGGCTGGAAAAGTTCACCGAGAACTTCCCCGACGCCTTGACCATGATCTCCAGGAGCCTGCGTGCCGGCCACTCCTTCAATAGCGCCATCCAGCTGGTCGGCGAGGAGATCGCGGACCCCGTGGGGGAGTTGTTCAAAACCGCCTACGAACAGCAGCTGTTAGGCCTGAGGATCACTGAGACCCTCAGCAACCTCAACGAGAGGATCGAAAGTCTCGACCTGAGGTTTTTCACCACCGCCATCGCCATCAACAACGACGTCGGGGGCAATCTCTCCGAGATCCTGGAGAACCTCGCCAAGACCATCCGTGAGCGTTTGAAGATCAGGAGGCAGGTCCGGGTCTACACTGCCCAGGGGAGGATGACCGGATACGTGCTGGGCGTCTTGCCCGTGGTCACCTTCGTTCTCTTCAACCTGTTGAACCCCAAATACGAGTCCGCGCTCTATACCGAGACCAAGGGACTCTACGTACTTGCACTGGCGATTGTGCTGCAGGTGGTGGGTCTTTTCGTCATCAGAAAGATCATCAGGATCAGGATCTAG
- a CDS encoding CpaF family protein: MTPNDPFRTPGTMQDQEFFQDLKSRIHRRLIERLDLAKLDLLGSNELNREIGFVIENLIIEEGVPLNQFERDRLVVEIQHETFGLGPLEPLLADPHVSDILVNKASQVYVERFGKLAKTDVCFKDNAHLMQIIERIVSKVGRRIDESSPYVDARLPDGSRVNAIIPPLALDGPVLSIRRFGQDPLKMEDLLTLGTLDARMQRLLEGAVKTRLNILISGGTGTGKTTMLNVLSAYIPHDERVVTIEDSAELQLKQEHVVRLETRPPNIEGRGEVTQRDLVRNALRMRPDRIVLGEIRGGEALDMLQAMNTGHDGSISTVHANTTRDALARIETMVLMAGMDLPERAIREQVASALNVVVQLVRFSDGTRKVVKLSEVTGMEGNTIVMHDVFVFDQKGIDKEGRVVGEYRATGVRPLFAERFRVYGYELPRDIFEN; the protein is encoded by the coding sequence ATGACGCCTAACGACCCGTTTCGCACCCCCGGCACCATGCAGGACCAGGAATTCTTCCAGGATCTCAAGAGCCGCATCCACCGGCGCCTGATCGAGCGGCTCGATCTCGCCAAGTTGGACCTGTTGGGGAGCAACGAGCTCAACCGGGAGATCGGCTTCGTCATCGAAAATCTGATCATCGAGGAAGGGGTGCCGCTGAACCAGTTCGAGCGTGACCGCCTCGTGGTCGAGATCCAGCACGAGACCTTCGGCCTGGGACCTCTTGAGCCGCTCCTGGCCGACCCCCACGTCTCGGACATCCTGGTCAACAAGGCCTCGCAGGTGTACGTGGAGCGCTTCGGCAAGCTGGCCAAGACCGACGTCTGCTTCAAGGACAACGCCCACCTGATGCAGATCATCGAGCGCATCGTCTCCAAGGTCGGCCGCCGCATCGACGAGTCCTCTCCCTACGTGGACGCGCGGCTTCCCGACGGTTCCCGCGTCAACGCCATCATCCCGCCTCTGGCCCTGGACGGTCCGGTGCTCTCCATCCGGCGTTTCGGCCAGGACCCGCTCAAGATGGAAGACCTCCTCACCCTGGGTACGCTTGACGCGCGCATGCAGCGGCTCCTCGAAGGAGCGGTGAAGACCAGGCTCAACATCCTCATCTCGGGCGGTACCGGTACCGGTAAAACCACCATGCTCAACGTCCTCTCGGCCTACATTCCCCACGACGAACGCGTGGTCACCATCGAAGACTCCGCCGAGCTCCAGCTCAAGCAGGAGCACGTGGTGCGGCTGGAAACCCGCCCTCCCAACATCGAGGGGAGGGGCGAGGTCACCCAGCGCGACCTGGTGCGCAACGCCCTCAGGATGAGGCCGGACCGCATCGTCTTGGGCGAGATCCGCGGCGGCGAGGCGCTGGACATGCTCCAGGCAATGAACACCGGTCACGACGGTTCCATTTCCACTGTGCACGCCAACACGACCCGCGACGCCCTGGCCCGCATCGAGACCATGGTGCTCATGGCGGGGATGGACCTCCCTGAGCGCGCCATCAGGGAACAGGTGGCGAGCGCGCTCAACGTGGTGGTGCAGCTGGTCCGCTTCTCCGACGGTACTAGGAAGGTGGTGAAGCTCTCCGAGGTCACCGGCATGGAAGGTAACACCATCGTCATGCATGACGTGTTCGTCTTCGACCAGAAGGGGATCGACAAGGAGGGGAGGGTGGTCGGCGAGTACCGGGCTACCGGGGTCAGGCCGCTGTTCGCGGAACGCTTCAGGGTGTACGGATACGAGCTGCCCCGGGACATCTTTGAAAATTAG
- a CDS encoding response regulator, with amino-acid sequence MPPSITLAIIDSDASARESIEATLRPFAETISIAGSVDTFADGVRLIENSAPNVVILEVNDIQRGMQEVQHITSRFPRTSVIVSSAERNSDWILSLMRAGAVEYMLRPITQEELKQALQKVGRFFFSSSSDKTPNGKLISVYYPTGGTGTTTVAVNLAASLASEGTKVALVDLNLYSGDISTFLDVNPTYTLSSVTSNIDRLDANFLMTVMTRHSSGPFVLTEPNEVDDAISITPDQVRRILEFLKGVFTYVVVDCGGPLAGCNMAIFESSDVVLFTTALSLPALKNSKRYLTAMERKGLRKDRLKLVVNRYLPKADIQVKDAEKVLGHTVFQTIPNEYLDVVASINKGMPVVKMSPRSPVSKALLTLAELVK; translated from the coding sequence ATGCCTCCTTCCATCACTTTGGCCATCATCGACAGCGACGCCTCCGCCCGCGAATCCATCGAGGCAACCCTGAGGCCGTTTGCGGAGACCATCAGCATCGCGGGCTCCGTGGATACCTTTGCCGATGGGGTCCGGCTCATCGAGAACAGCGCCCCCAACGTGGTCATCCTCGAGGTGAACGACATCCAGCGCGGCATGCAGGAGGTGCAGCACATCACCTCGCGCTTTCCCAGAACCTCGGTCATCGTCAGCTCCGCCGAGCGCAATTCCGACTGGATCCTCTCGCTCATGCGCGCCGGCGCCGTTGAATACATGCTGCGCCCCATCACCCAGGAGGAACTGAAACAGGCCCTGCAGAAGGTGGGCCGTTTCTTTTTCTCCTCCAGCTCCGACAAGACCCCCAACGGCAAGCTCATCTCGGTCTACTACCCGACCGGCGGCACCGGCACCACCACGGTCGCGGTGAACCTGGCCGCGAGCCTTGCCTCGGAAGGGACCAAGGTGGCGCTAGTGGACCTGAATCTCTATTCCGGGGACATCAGCACCTTCCTCGACGTCAACCCGACCTACACCCTGAGCAGCGTCACCAGCAACATTGACCGGCTCGACGCCAATTTCCTGATGACCGTGATGACCCGGCACTCCTCCGGCCCCTTCGTGCTTACCGAGCCCAACGAGGTCGACGACGCCATCTCCATCACCCCGGATCAGGTGCGCCGCATCTTGGAGTTTCTCAAGGGGGTCTTCACCTACGTGGTAGTTGATTGCGGCGGGCCGCTGGCCGGGTGCAACATGGCCATTTTCGAATCCTCGGACGTGGTGCTCTTCACCACCGCTCTCAGTCTCCCCGCCCTCAAGAACTCCAAGCGCTACCTGACCGCCATGGAGCGCAAGGGGCTGCGCAAGGACCGCCTGAAACTGGTAGTCAACCGCTACCTCCCCAAGGCGGACATCCAAGTGAAGGACGCCGAGAAGGTACTCGGCCACACCGTATTCCAGACCATACCCAACGAGTACCTGGACGTGGTCGCCTCGATCAACAAGGGGATGCCGGTGGTGAAGATGTCGCCCCGGTCGCCAGTCAGCAAGGCGCTCCTGACGCTGGCCGAGCTGGTCAAGTAA
- a CDS encoding pilus assembly protein TadG-related protein, translated as MDAFRGLKKLGDKGFAIVYIALMLVVLVAFVSLAVDMGYMYVAKGQLQNAADAGALAGVAKLSNFAAARQAAKDFAEKNQAAGEQVKVDRNDTNDNGGDVVIGYWDKTAGTLANPVPAGKVANAVKVVARRNTETGTGISTDNKQVALFFGQVFNWGQMSAKSEAIACRPPKPSAPVVLCQDLCSKPTPFRVYFNQTQAKDPACGLDYTYTVGWTEFSATSHATDLGRNSVVAELIDGRQDIPLGLCGQTLYTNNGLGQVKNVLEDTFVAKRTPSSPGGTWTILVPIFGLCPSSVSWGERFTSLVQYAQITISDVSVPGGHSGTVPSTLPSCGGPDGYIEVLSISCEACETTNFLGDKASLVK; from the coding sequence ATGGATGCCTTTAGGGGATTGAAAAAGCTCGGCGACAAAGGCTTCGCCATCGTCTACATCGCCCTGATGCTGGTGGTGCTGGTGGCCTTCGTCAGCCTGGCGGTGGACATGGGGTACATGTACGTCGCCAAGGGGCAGCTGCAAAACGCGGCCGACGCTGGTGCCCTGGCCGGCGTCGCCAAGCTTTCCAATTTCGCAGCGGCGCGCCAGGCAGCCAAGGATTTCGCCGAGAAGAACCAGGCGGCCGGCGAACAGGTGAAGGTCGATCGCAACGACACCAACGATAATGGCGGCGACGTGGTCATCGGCTACTGGGACAAGACCGCCGGTACGCTGGCCAACCCCGTGCCGGCCGGCAAGGTCGCCAACGCCGTCAAGGTGGTGGCCCGCAGGAACACCGAGACCGGGACCGGGATCAGCACCGACAACAAGCAGGTTGCCCTGTTTTTCGGGCAGGTGTTCAACTGGGGGCAGATGAGCGCCAAGTCGGAGGCCATCGCCTGCCGCCCCCCAAAGCCCTCGGCCCCGGTGGTCTTGTGCCAGGACCTCTGCTCCAAGCCGACCCCTTTCAGGGTCTACTTCAACCAGACCCAGGCCAAGGATCCGGCCTGCGGCCTCGACTACACCTACACCGTGGGGTGGACTGAGTTTTCCGCGACCTCCCACGCCACCGATCTTGGGCGCAACAGCGTCGTCGCGGAACTGATCGATGGAAGGCAGGATATCCCGCTGGGGCTTTGTGGCCAGACGCTCTACACCAACAACGGCCTCGGCCAGGTGAAAAACGTGCTGGAGGACACCTTCGTCGCCAAGAGGACGCCTTCTTCCCCCGGGGGCACCTGGACTATCCTGGTCCCGATCTTCGGGCTTTGCCCCTCGTCGGTCTCATGGGGCGAGCGCTTCACCTCGCTGGTTCAGTACGCGCAGATCACCATCTCCGACGTCAGCGTGCCGGGCGGTCACAGTGGTACCGTCCCCAGCACTCTTCCCTCTTGTGGTGGTCCCGACGGTTACATAGAAGTGCTGTCAATCAGCTGCGAAGCCTGCGAAACCACCAACTTCCTGGGGGACAAGGCCTCCCTGGTGAAATAA
- a CDS encoding type II and III secretion system protein family protein: MIMVPTRKLLLLTWALLLTCAFATAATAGVPLEVGLYKSILVDFKSQNKKIVLVTLANTNKEAKEKDVDQTVTLPRPGTNETVVVPVPVSVTKKRSSDSEVSNTNKFVVPEVLSEYVLKLDGIMIGSTSMIIWTKGEGDERPAPTFFDLKVTGDRQAIETQLKEIAPTETIEVQYANDTVVLSGNVANDLTKAKAVEIAKAYAGKVINNITVNAPQQVLLQVKVAQIDKSSLREMGISYAIKGKTGEGFSNLIAGPNGTLSGTGTGIGNFPSLDTFQVGVSYFPAGIAAVLQALSSKGHAKVLAEPNLLVRSSQEGNFLAGSKVPIAIVESTNGQATTTIKYEPIGIKLKFKPEVMENGTISLKINPAEVSSIQGFLPVNGYPIIDSRTVETSVELKDGESLILAGLLQEEEIKNMSKIPVLGDIPVLGALFRSSSKEIKEKELVFFITPRLVQPTAPGVKTELPTDRKLTPGQEKELSWMPLGD; the protein is encoded by the coding sequence ATGATAATGGTCCCGACTAGAAAACTGCTGCTGTTGACCTGGGCGTTGTTATTGACCTGTGCTTTCGCCACCGCCGCCACCGCCGGTGTTCCCCTGGAGGTGGGCCTCTACAAGAGCATCCTGGTGGACTTCAAGAGCCAGAACAAGAAGATCGTCCTGGTTACCCTCGCCAACACCAACAAGGAGGCCAAGGAGAAGGACGTGGACCAGACGGTCACCCTCCCAAGGCCGGGAACGAACGAGACCGTCGTGGTGCCGGTGCCGGTCAGCGTGACCAAAAAGAGGAGCTCCGACTCCGAGGTGAGCAACACCAACAAGTTCGTGGTCCCCGAGGTCCTGTCTGAATACGTGCTGAAGCTCGACGGCATCATGATCGGCAGCACCAGCATGATCATCTGGACCAAGGGGGAGGGGGACGAACGCCCCGCGCCGACCTTCTTCGACCTGAAGGTGACCGGTGATCGCCAGGCTATCGAGACCCAGCTGAAGGAGATCGCGCCGACCGAGACCATCGAGGTCCAGTACGCCAACGACACGGTGGTACTCTCGGGCAACGTTGCCAACGACCTGACCAAGGCCAAGGCCGTCGAGATCGCCAAGGCGTACGCGGGCAAGGTGATCAACAACATCACGGTCAACGCGCCTCAGCAGGTGCTGCTGCAGGTCAAGGTGGCCCAGATCGACAAGAGTTCGCTCCGGGAGATGGGCATCAGCTACGCCATCAAGGGCAAGACCGGCGAAGGCTTCTCCAACCTGATCGCCGGCCCCAACGGCACGCTGTCCGGGACCGGGACGGGCATCGGTAACTTCCCCTCGCTGGACACCTTCCAGGTCGGTGTCTCCTACTTCCCCGCCGGTATCGCCGCGGTGCTGCAGGCGCTCTCGTCCAAGGGGCATGCCAAGGTGCTCGCCGAGCCGAACCTCCTGGTGAGAAGCTCCCAGGAGGGGAACTTCCTGGCAGGGAGCAAGGTCCCCATCGCCATCGTGGAGAGCACCAACGGCCAGGCCACGACCACCATCAAGTACGAGCCGATCGGCATCAAGCTGAAGTTCAAGCCTGAAGTCATGGAAAACGGCACCATCTCCCTGAAGATCAACCCGGCCGAGGTGAGCAGCATCCAGGGCTTCCTGCCGGTCAACGGCTATCCCATTATCGACAGTAGGACCGTGGAGACCAGCGTCGAGCTGAAGGACGGCGAAAGCCTGATCCTGGCCGGTCTGCTCCAGGAGGAGGAGATCAAGAACATGTCCAAGATCCCGGTCTTGGGCGACATCCCGGTACTCGGTGCCCTGTTTCGCTCCAGCAGCAAGGAGATCAAGGAGAAGGAGCTGGTGTTCTTCATCACGCCCAGGCTCGTGCAGCCGACGGCCCCGGGCGTGAAGACCGAGCTTCCGACCGACAGAAAGCTTACTCCGGGACAGGAGAAGGAGCTGTCATGGATGCCTTTAGGGGATTGA
- the cpaB gene encoding Flp pilus assembly protein CpaB: protein MTRPKAVIVVAILALVFAGIAAWLTFHYLQKEMDKTKAVQPQPLVVAAADITIGSAISEAQLKVTSWPKDSIPAGSTADLKSLVGRVAIRPISSGDAVTESKLKPKVGAAGTGFMTYIVPPGHRATTVAVNEVAGVAGFITPSDRVDIVLTTAIPGSPNENISKIILQNVPVLATGQITEQKEGKPVIVPTVTLDLTPDDSEKLVLAGSKGSLQLLLRNIADSAPIDARGATIARVLAGTPMQATPAPVAVAAPAKAVQKRPARKKVAAAPKAPRATEPKAPAPAPAKGHTVTVIDGGVRTTKEFVLQ, encoded by the coding sequence ATGACACGACCCAAGGCAGTAATCGTCGTTGCGATTCTTGCTCTGGTTTTTGCGGGCATTGCGGCATGGCTCACGTTCCACTACCTGCAAAAGGAAATGGATAAGACCAAGGCGGTCCAGCCCCAGCCGCTTGTCGTCGCCGCGGCTGACATTACCATCGGCAGTGCCATCAGCGAAGCCCAGTTGAAAGTCACCTCCTGGCCCAAGGACAGCATCCCTGCCGGCAGTACCGCCGACCTCAAGTCGCTGGTGGGCAGGGTGGCGATTCGCCCCATCTCCAGCGGCGACGCGGTCACCGAGTCGAAGCTTAAACCCAAGGTGGGCGCGGCGGGCACCGGCTTCATGACCTACATCGTCCCCCCCGGGCACCGCGCGACGACCGTTGCCGTCAACGAGGTGGCCGGCGTGGCCGGCTTCATCACCCCCAGCGACCGCGTCGACATCGTCTTGACCACCGCCATCCCGGGCTCCCCCAACGAGAACATCAGCAAGATCATCCTGCAGAACGTGCCGGTTCTCGCCACAGGTCAGATCACCGAGCAGAAGGAGGGAAAGCCGGTCATCGTGCCCACGGTCACCCTGGACCTGACCCCGGACGATTCGGAGAAGCTGGTCTTGGCCGGCAGCAAGGGATCGCTGCAGCTCCTGCTCAGGAACATCGCCGACTCGGCTCCCATCGACGCCAGGGGCGCCACCATTGCGCGCGTGCTTGCCGGAACCCCCATGCAGGCCACGCCGGCGCCGGTTGCGGTGGCCGCACCGGCCAAGGCAGTGCAGAAGCGTCCTGCGCGCAAGAAGGTAGCGGCGGCCCCCAAGGCCCCCCGGGCCACCGAGCCGAAAGCTCCGGCCCCGGCCCCGGCCAAGGGACACACGGTTACCGTGATCGACGGCGGCGTGCGGACCACGAAGGAATTCGTGCTCCAGTAA
- a CDS encoding TadE family protein has product MKDQKGQALVEAAIILPLVIILIMGLFEFGRAMFLKNTLNNAARAGARTAVVTPKYDATTHPNGMSTSNSSKKLLCTDSEFNGQNGPVYKTICNSIYNGIVKTDVTVDITITELEAPSGLSPGDSVDVRLTWDKFEAILPILIPITNTITGEASMRYE; this is encoded by the coding sequence ATGAAAGATCAAAAAGGACAGGCTCTCGTCGAAGCGGCGATAATACTTCCCTTGGTGATCATCTTGATCATGGGACTCTTTGAGTTCGGCCGGGCCATGTTTCTCAAGAACACACTGAACAATGCAGCGCGGGCCGGCGCGCGCACGGCCGTCGTGACGCCGAAGTACGACGCCACCACGCACCCAAACGGCATGTCCACCAGCAATTCGTCCAAGAAGCTCTTGTGCACCGACAGCGAGTTCAACGGGCAGAACGGCCCCGTGTACAAGACGATCTGCAACAGTATTTACAACGGCATCGTCAAGACCGATGTCACCGTCGACATCACCATCACCGAGTTGGAAGCTCCCTCCGGCCTTAGTCCCGGCGACAGTGTTGACGTCCGCCTTACCTGGGACAAGTTCGAGGCGATCCTCCCCATCTTGATACCGATCACCAACACCATCACCGGCGAAGCTTCGATGCGTTATGAGTAA
- a CDS encoding Flp family type IVb pilin, translating to MTEFLMSLYVKFLTSMSTLKNEKGQGLVEYALILVLIAIVVIAMVTGIGGKANTVFSKVNSALN from the coding sequence ATGACCGAATTTTTGATGTCGCTGTACGTGAAGTTTCTGACCAGTATGAGCACCCTGAAGAACGAGAAGGGTCAGGGGCTTGTTGAGTACGCTCTCATTCTCGTACTCATTGCCATCGTCGTCATCGCAATGGTCACCGGTATCGGCGGCAAGGCGAACACCGTTTTCAGCAAGGTGAACAGCGCCCTCAACTAG
- a CDS encoding Flp family type IVb pilin: protein MLSNNKGQGLVEYALILVLIAIVVFAMVSGLGVKLSNTYETINSSVSNAGG, encoded by the coding sequence ATGCTTTCGAACAACAAAGGCCAAGGGCTCGTAGAGTACGCACTGATACTGGTGCTGATAGCGATCGTGGTTTTCGCCATGGTCTCGGGCCTGGGGGTAAAACTGAGCAATACGTACGAGACGATCAACTCCAGCGTGAGTAACGCCGGGGGGTGA